TTACTTTTTCTTTCATAATATACCTATGATTTTAGCCGCAATTCCTTCGAGATCTCTTCTTTTACCGCATCGACAAGCCCCGAGGCAATGACCTCGTTTCCTTTCTCGGTCAGATGAACTATATCATAATAGACTTCTTCGGAAGGGTGTTTCAAAAGTTCAGTGTGAATATCGACTGTCTTTACGGACATATCCCGCGCGATCTCGTCTATCGCGTTCCGCGTCAACGCGTGAAGATAGTAATAGATATCTTCCCTCGTCACAGGCTGTCCGGCATTCACCTTTACCCTAATGGCCTCTACCTGCTTAGGGTCGAAGTACATATCGTATCCTTTTATAACCGTTCCCTGCTTAGCCAGTATGATCCCTATGCCGTGTTCTCTGGCCTTCGCGACCAGTTCCCGCAGATTTTTCGAAAACTCCCGCATGATCTTGGCAATAAGCTCTTTGCTATACACCTTTTTCTTAAAAATACAATTCTTCTCTATTATGATCGAAAATAAGAGGCTCTTCGAATATAATAAATTGAAAAGATGCGGAACCGCCGCAAAGTGCCTCGTGACAGGGCTAAGGTCATCCACCCTATGATAATCATTAAACGCTTCGTAGAAAGTTATCAGGTCCGGCCGGTATCTGAGAATTTCGTTCGTGAAAAGGCTCAGGATGGTTTTTGATGTGCTGCCCATATAACCGGCGTTCATAACCTCGGCCCTCACCGGCAGATCGATCGCATTCAGCTTTTTCTCGAGTATAGACGGATAATCGTTTCCGTCTTCGACCTCAAGCCCTTCCGTAGAAGACCCACCAAGGCAAAATATCCTGTAAACACCATCCGGCTTTTCTGCCGAAAATTCTTTGCCTCTAAATCCAAGACTGTTGACCGCTACCTTAAATTCCCTGGATCCATAACGCTGATTATAAACTCCCGGCTTGGACTTGCAATATTTCGTGCCGTCAGGCATTTTAATGATCTCATGCTTTACCCTGTCATACATAACGATCTTCTCGGAAGGCCCATTATTCCCGGCACCCTGATGCCTCACATCAAAACCATAGGAAAGATACCGTCCGGTCTTATACTTAAGAGCGAAATAGGTGCGCGCGCCAAGCTCAAGACAGGTGACAAGCAGTATTAACGGTATAAACGAAAAGATAACTATCTTCAGGGGATGCTGCTTATTTACCATGCGTAGGCCTTCTATTTTTTTGTAAAATAATTTTTCGAATGCGATGCGGTCTTCAATAGCTGCATCAATCCTATATTGTCAATCCTCGATATGCCTATTGCATAGATCAGCTGGAACATCTTTTCATATAGCGCTTCCAAGGGAAGCTTTATCAAAAATTTCACCAGGCCCGCGGGAAGACGTAAGGCGACACCGAGCGCAAAGACCTTCTGGAGGTTTTGCATCTGGCGGGCCTTCTCCATCTTGACGGGGCTCGTCATGAAATATGAGCTTTCCATATTTCCGAAATCATGGCCGCTCGACAGGTAACCGTTGCTTGAAGCGTATTCGAATATCTCCGTTCCGGGATAGGGCTGAAGCAAAGAGCACCAGGCATACGTCGGATGGATGCGCTTGTTCAGCAAAAATGTCTTAAACGCATTCTCGATGGTCTCCCCGGGAGTTCCGACGATATTATAGGTAAGCAATCTGATCCGATGTTCTTTTATTATAGCCGTCGCGGATTCTATCTGGCCTATGGTCACCTCTTTCTTCAGGATGT
The genomic region above belongs to Candidatus Omnitrophota bacterium and contains:
- a CDS encoding SGNH/GDSL hydrolase family protein, with protein sequence MVNKQHPLKIVIFSFIPLILLVTCLELGARTYFALKYKTGRYLSYGFDVRHQGAGNNGPSEKIVMYDRVKHEIIKMPDGTKYCKSKPGVYNQRYGSREFKVAVNSLGFRGKEFSAEKPDGVYRIFCLGGSSTEGLEVEDGNDYPSILEKKLNAIDLPVRAEVMNAGYMGSTSKTILSLFTNEILRYRPDLITFYEAFNDYHRVDDLSPVTRHFAAVPHLFNLLYSKSLLFSIIIEKNCIFKKKVYSKELIAKIMREFSKNLRELVAKAREHGIGIILAKQGTVIKGYDMYFDPKQVEAIRVKVNAGQPVTREDIYYYLHALTRNAIDEIARDMSVKTVDIHTELLKHPSEEVYYDIVHLTEKGNEVIASGLVDAVKEEISKELRLKS